The window TAACGCCCAGCAGGCTCCGGCTCCTTACTTTAAAGGTATAGCGCCCGGGCCTCAGGTGGGTGTATTCTTTGTAGGGTGTGTTTTTCCAGGCAGACCAGTCCTCATCAACATTTTGGAGCAAAAAGCTGTATTGTACATTTGTGTTGTTTTGCATGCCGGGGGAAGCAAATTCAAAACGGATGGTATTGGTAGTATGGGGCAGTTGCACCCAGGTGTTAGAGGCAGCCTTTACCGGTAGCCCCAATTCTTCCTGGTTAAGTGTGTAGCGTACGCTGCTGATGTGGGTTTGTACCTGCCCTGGGTTTTGCTCATTGCTAAAATCAAATAAATAGAGGCCCAAATTTGTGCCAAACAGCACGCGCTGTTCATCCAGGGGAACAATGCATTCCATGCCCCTGTTAAAAAGGCTTTTAAATTGCAGGAACAGCTCTTTCTGCAAGGTGGATTTGCCCTTAGCGGTGATAAAATAGCCTGCTTCATCATCTTGTACAAACCAGGTTTTATCCCTGAACTGTAAAAGCTTGCGTGTATTCAGTTTAGCATCCAGCACCTGGTTGAGCGGCATAAAGGGAACAAACTGGTTATTCTGCAGATCGTAGCTATAAATGCCTCCGTTTGTTGTAAAAACAACATTATTCTCCCAGCGGAAAACATTTACATTGAAAGGGGAGGGAAGTCCGTTTTGGGTAGTAAAATGTTCCATGGCTGTAACCCGGCTATGGTCGGCATCTAGTTTTATGCGAAAAACGCCTTTATAGCCATGGCAAACCCAATAGGTGCCCGGTGTTTCTGCTGCCAGTATATCCCTGCTCGATTCATTGAAACCACTGATCTTGTGCAGCACCCGCCACTGCTGATTGGCCTCCTTTTCCAGCAGATACAGGCCATTGTAGCTGCATGCCAGGTACTGAGTGTCACTGCCCGCAGCAGGAATTACTTTCCAGATACCATCAATACTGCCAATACGCGTACTTTTGGCCTCATCCAGCTCAAATAAGCCATGGTCATGAGCACCAAGCACCTGGCCGTCCACAAGCTGTAAAGACCATGCCTGGCCTTCTGTTCCTTTAATTTTTTCAAAACTAAGGCTGGATACTGCTGTGCCATCGGCCCTTAAAGGGGTGTAGAAAAACCCCTGGTTGGTTGCTAGGTACATTTTATCCTGCTGCACCAGTACATCGTATATAGAAGCATTATCAAAAAGGGTGCTCACCGGGGAGTTAAAGTCTATATAATCAAGGCCATTGTTGAGCAGCGCCCATATATTGCCCTTGCTGGTCTGGAAGAGGTTCAGCACCGTTTTGTCCTGAATTCGCTGAAAATTCTGCTCATCCTTATTTACGCTACCATCTCCGTCCATGGCAATAATTCTGGAGCTTAGCGTGCCCAGGTAATACTGCCCATTGGTTCCCTGAATAGCATTGATCAACTGGTCCTGGGTGGCGTCCTGGAAAATATCCTTCCAGAGTGTTGCCTCACCCATATGGGGGTTTAGCAGGTACACTTTGCCAGAGCCTGCAAAAGCCACAAAATTGCTGGGATCAGGGGCGGGCAGCAGCGCAACTATAAATTCATTATCAAAGGCTTCTGCAGGAAAAACAGTAGAGAACTGCAGTGAAGAAACATCCAGCCTAAGCAGCCCCTGAACTCTATCCAGTACATAGAGCTTGTCGTTAAGGGTATAAGAGCGCAGAAATGAGCTGCTGGCGGGAAGGG of the Flammeovirgaceae bacterium 311 genome contains:
- a CDS encoding hypothetical protein (COG2197 Response regulator containing a CheY-like receiver domain and an HTH DNA-binding domain); translation: MRVRLVLLFLILTIFPGLLAPLLAQASDNNTPPPVHGVPGITHYQRQDFNADPQFWSVCEDAAGILYFGNNDGALVFDGERWHKVFLPNNSAVRSLTADAEGNVYAGGYNEMGLIRQDAQGRYYYTSLLDSLSFHDSALENLWQVHAISGAVVYRSFNKLVAIRGKNVTALPASSSFLRSYTLNDKLYVLDRVQGLLRLDVSSLQFSTVFPAEAFDNEFIVALLPAPDPSNFVAFAGSGKVYLLNPHMGEATLWKDIFQDATQDQLINAIQGTNGQYYLGTLSSRIIAMDGDGSVNKDEQNFQRIQDKTVLNLFQTSKGNIWALLNNGLDYIDFNSPVSTLFDNASIYDVLVQQDKMYLATNQGFFYTPLRADGTAVSSLSFEKIKGTEGQAWSLQLVDGQVLGAHDHGLFELDEAKSTRIGSIDGIWKVIPAAGSDTQYLACSYNGLYLLEKEANQQWRVLHKISGFNESSRDILAAETPGTYWVCHGYKGVFRIKLDADHSRVTAMEHFTTQNGLPSPFNVNVFRWENNVVFTTNGGIYSYDLQNNQFVPFMPLNQVLDAKLNTRKLLQFRDKTWFVQDDEAGYFITAKGKSTLQKELFLQFKSLFNRGMECIVPLDEQRVLFGTNLGLYLFDFSNEQNPGQVQTHISSVRYTLNQEELGLPVKAASNTWVQLPHTTNTIRFEFASPGMQNNTNVQYSFLLQNVDEDWSAWKNTPYKEYTHLRPGRYTFKVRSRSLLGVNGKESIYYFEVMPIWYNTPWAWGLYIVAAALLVVLLVWSIGRKIAYENDKTRQEEQKARKLLELEIQQMRLQSQQEQMLQEKELLEEDVIYKSKELANYTMLLVKKREVFSELLQDLKTLRELAKNETSRTKLREIVKKVGDHLSDEEHLHVFETNFEKVHHDFFTKLKELYPDLNQRDLRLCAFVKMNLTNKEISPLLNISVRGVETARYRIRKKLNLEHEHNLVEYLESLSPTTQEPEVVD